Genomic window (Streptomyces sp. LX-29):
CCACCGCCACGTACTCGGGCCGGTGCGCGTCCAGCCACTCCTCGAGGCCGCGCTCGACGGCGACCAGGCGGGCGCCGATGTCCGCGTCGGCCGGGGTCCGGATGACGCCGACGCCGAGCATCCGCAGCGGTCGACCGGCCACGCCGTCGACCACCCCGACGCCGCACCGGGTCAGCCCCGGGTCCACCCCCAGCACCCGCATCGGGTCCCTCCCCTCGCCGGCCGCACGGCTTCGGCCATCTGTTCCTGCAGGTTAGTGGCTGCCACTGACAGAGCGAGGGGCCGACGGGTGTGTGTCCCGTCGGCCCCTCGCGCCACGCCGTGGTGTGCGGGCTCATGCTCGCCCTTGGTCAGGCGTCGACCCCGGTCAGGCGTCGACCTTGGCCATCACGTCGTCGGAGACGTCGAAGTTGGCGAAGACGTTCTGCACGTCGTCGCTGTCCTCCAGCGCGTCGATCAGCTTGAAGATCTTGCGCGCGCCCTCCTCGTCCAGCTCCACCTGCATGGTGGGGAGGAAGTTGGCGTCGGCCGAGTCGTAGTCGATGCCGGCCTCCTGCAGGGCGGTGCGGACCGCGACCAGGTCGCTGGCCTCGGAGACCACCTCGAAGGACTCGCCGAGGTCGTTGACCTCCTCGGCGCCCGCCTCCAGGACCGCGCCCAGGACGTCGTCCTCGGTCAGCTCGCCCTTGGCGACGATCACGACGCCCTTGCGGTTGAACAGGTACGAGACCGAGCCCGGGTCGGCCATCGAGCCGCCGTTGCGGGTCATGGCGACGCGCACGTCGGAGGCGGCACGGTTGCGGTTGTCGGTCAGGCACTCGATCAGCACCGCGACGCCGTTCGGACCGTAGCCCTCGTACATGATCGTCTGGTAGTCGGCGCCGCCCGCCTCGAGACCGGCACCGCGCTTGATGGCGGAGTCGATGTTCTTGTTGGGGACCGACTGCTTCTTCGCCTTCTGGACGGCGTCGTAGAGCGTCGGGTTACCGTCCAGGTCGGCGCCGCCCATGCGCGCCGCGACCTCGATGTTCTTGATGAGCTTCGCGAAGAGCTTGCCGCGCTTGGCGTCGATCACGGCCTTCTTGTGCTTCGTCGTAGCCCATTTAGAGTGGCCGGACATCCGACAGTCTCCTTCGCGTAACTCCTTGAGAAACCAACGTCTGAGATCCTACCGGGATCTCATGCCTCACCCGTCGTCCACCGCCACTCTGCCGTGAACTCCAGGCGGGGCCCCTACCGCCGTGCCGCGCGGACCATGTCGACGAACAGGGCGTGCACCCGGTGGTCGCCGGTGAGCTCCGGGTGGAACGACGTGGCCAGCACGTTGCCCTGGCGGACCGCGACGGTGTGGCCGTCGTAGGTGGCGAGCACCTCGGCGGCGGCGCCCACCGACTCCACCCAGGGGGCGCGGATGAACACGCCCTCGACGGGCCCGCCTTCGACGCCGGCGACGTCGATCGCGGCCTCGAAGGACTCGTTCTGGCGACCGAAGGCGTTACGGCGCACGATCATGTCGATGCCGCCGAGGGTCTCCTGGTCCTCGCGGCCGTCCAGGATCTTGTCCGCGACCATGATCATGCCGGCGCAGGTGCCGTAGACCGGCAGCCCGGCACGCACCCGCTCGCGCAGCGGCTCCAGCATCCCGAAGATGACGGCGAGCTTCGACATCGTGGTGGACTCGCCACCGGGGATCACCAGGCCGTCGACCTCGGCGAGCTCCTCGGGGCGGCGGATCGGACGGGCCTGGGCGTCGGCCGCGGCGAGCGCGACGAGGTGCTCGTGGACGTCGCCCTGCAGGGCGAGAACACCGATGAGGGGGGTGGACACGGGTGGGACCTCTCTTGTTCAGGGCTCGGTTCGCCTCCGGGCGCCCCCCTTGGGGGAGGGCTCGGTTCGCCTCCAGGCGCTGTGAGCGACTGCCGACGGTTCGGCGGCCGCGCGCCCTTCGGCTCACTCGCCGGTCCGGACCGGTCCGTACGGGCCGGAGTCCGTACGCGACCGCGCGGCCGGGCGTCCGCGGCGGGGAGCCGGGCACCTTCGTTCACTCGTCGGGGGCGGCCCGCGATCGGCGCGGACCGCCCTCCGGCTGCGGAAGCGCTTCGACTACCAGCCGCGCTTGGCGTAGCGCTCGGCCTCGGGCAGGGTGTCGCAGTTGATGCCGACCATGGCCTCGCCGAGGTTGCGGGACGCGTCCGCAATGATCTTCGGGTCGTCGTAGAAGGTGGTGGCCTTCACGATGGCGGCGGCACGCTTGGCCGGGTCGCCGGACTTGAAGATGCCGGAGCCGACGAAGACGCCCTCGGCGCCGAGCTGGCGCATCAGGGCCGCGTCGGCCGGGGTGGCGACGCCACCGGCGGAGAACAGCACGACCGGCAGCTTGCCGAGCTCGGCGACCTCCTTGACCAGCTCGTACGGGGCGCGCAGCTCCTTGGCGGCGGCGTACAGCTCGTGGTTGTCGAAGCCGCGCAGCTTGGCGATCTCGTTCTTGATCTGACGCAGGTGGCGGACGGCCTCGACGACGTTGCCGGTGCCGGCCTCGCCCTTGGAGCGGATCATGGCCGCGCCCTCGGCGATGCGGCGCAGGGCCTCGCCCAGGTTGGTGGCGCCGCAGACGAAGGGCGTGGTGAAGGACCACTTGTCGGAGTGGTTGACCTCGTCGGCCGGGGTCAGCACCTCGGACTCGTCGATGTAGTCCACGCCGAGCGACTGGAGCACCTGGGCCTCGACGAAGTGGCCGATGCGGGACTTGGCCATGACCGGGATCGAGACGGCGTTGATGATGCCCTCGATCATGTCCGGGTCGGACATGCGGGCGACGCCGCCGTCCTTACGGATGTCGGCCGGGACCCGCTCCAGGGCCATCACCGCGACGGCGCCGGCGTCCTCGGCGATCTTCGCCTGCTCCGGGGTGACGACGTCCATGATCACGCCGCCCTTGAGCTGCTCGGCCATGCCGCGCTTCACGCGGGCGGTGCCGGTCGCGGGAGCCTCGTCGGGCCGGGGCGTGCTGGGGAGCGTGCTGGACACGGTTTGACCTCACTTGACGATGAAAAGGCGATGAGCCAATCGTAGGCTCGTTCGACGCCGGCCCCTGATCCGCCAACTGGTCCAGGTCGCCGGCCTCA
Coding sequences:
- a CDS encoding YebC/PmpR family DNA-binding transcriptional regulator produces the protein MSGHSKWATTKHKKAVIDAKRGKLFAKLIKNIEVAARMGGADLDGNPTLYDAVQKAKKQSVPNKNIDSAIKRGAGLEAGGADYQTIMYEGYGPNGVAVLIECLTDNRNRAASDVRVAMTRNGGSMADPGSVSYLFNRKGVVIVAKGELTEDDVLGAVLEAGAEEVNDLGESFEVVSEASDLVAVRTALQEAGIDYDSADANFLPTMQVELDEEGARKIFKLIDALEDSDDVQNVFANFDVSDDVMAKVDA
- the pdxT gene encoding pyridoxal 5'-phosphate synthase glutaminase subunit PdxT, with translation MSTPLIGVLALQGDVHEHLVALAAADAQARPIRRPEELAEVDGLVIPGGESTTMSKLAVIFGMLEPLRERVRAGLPVYGTCAGMIMVADKILDGREDQETLGGIDMIVRRNAFGRQNESFEAAIDVAGVEGGPVEGVFIRAPWVESVGAAAEVLATYDGHTVAVRQGNVLATSFHPELTGDHRVHALFVDMVRAARR
- the pdxS gene encoding pyridoxal 5'-phosphate synthase lyase subunit PdxS: MSSTLPSTPRPDEAPATGTARVKRGMAEQLKGGVIMDVVTPEQAKIAEDAGAVAVMALERVPADIRKDGGVARMSDPDMIEGIINAVSIPVMAKSRIGHFVEAQVLQSLGVDYIDESEVLTPADEVNHSDKWSFTTPFVCGATNLGEALRRIAEGAAMIRSKGEAGTGNVVEAVRHLRQIKNEIAKLRGFDNHELYAAAKELRAPYELVKEVAELGKLPVVLFSAGGVATPADAALMRQLGAEGVFVGSGIFKSGDPAKRAAAIVKATTFYDDPKIIADASRNLGEAMVGINCDTLPEAERYAKRGW